In a single window of the Nicotiana tomentosiformis chromosome 10, ASM39032v3, whole genome shotgun sequence genome:
- the LOC138900388 gene encoding uncharacterized protein produces the protein MRRQCPRLVGGPAQQRSQSMTSATVSSPPAQPARGGAQSARGRPRGGGRSGGGQAYFYALSARPNAIASDAVITGIFSVCHRDASILFDPGSTYSYVFSYFAHYLDMPCESLASSVYLSTPVGDTIIVDHYDDTHLLVLKDMVQHGDAKEVTIEDDDSLRMHGNLCVPNVDGLRELIL, from the exons ATGAGGAGGCAGTGTCCCCGCCTagtgggaggtccagctcagcaaaggagccagtctatgacatcagcaacagtttcttcaccacccgctcagccagctcggggtggagctcagtcagctaggggccgcccgagagggggaggccgatcagggggcggTCAGGCCTATTTCTATGCTCTCTCTGCCAGACCAAatgccattgcttcggatgctgtgattacaggtattttctcagtttgccatagagatgcctctatattatttgaccctggttccacttattcatatgtgttctcgtatttcgctcattatctggatatgccctgtgagtctctAGCTTCATCTGTTTATCTATCCACTccagtgggtgatactattattgtggaccat tatgatgatacccacttgcttgtccttaaggacatggtccagcacggtgatgctaaggaggtcactattgaggATGATGAttcattgaggatgcatggcaatctctgtgtgcctaatgtagatggtttgcgtgagttgattctttag